In one window of Ruminococcus albus AD2013 DNA:
- a CDS encoding RnfABCDGE type electron transport complex subunit D has product MTDFRPEVAEFKQFSAPYIKDDASVSKTMTHMLVGLMPSLVLSGILFGGEALMLTGFCILTSMLWEWLFCFVTKKRSSTEDLSAAVTGMIFAFMLPSNFPFWWAAVGTFMAIVVFKQLFGGLGRNILNPAVASRLVCWFLFRSEFSKYLEPVVNSPDEKCVGELSLMSGVDTYGDMFLGRVCGGLGEVSVIALLTGAFYLLSMRVISLYEPVAFLGTVYIFSAVAGKDGVYQILAGGTMLAAFFLCSDSVTTPITALGKVIFGILAGGLTCVFRFFAGMHQESMLIAILICNVLTIVIDRVTETRPDK; this is encoded by the coding sequence ATGACGGATTTCAGACCTGAGGTGGCGGAGTTCAAACAGTTTTCCGCACCTTATATCAAAGATGATGCTTCGGTATCAAAGACGATGACACATATGCTGGTAGGGCTGATGCCTTCTCTTGTCCTCTCGGGGATACTCTTCGGCGGAGAGGCATTGATGCTGACAGGTTTCTGCATACTTACATCGATGCTGTGGGAATGGCTGTTCTGCTTTGTGACCAAAAAGAGGAGCAGTACGGAAGATCTTTCTGCGGCGGTAACGGGCATGATATTCGCTTTCATGCTGCCATCGAACTTCCCGTTCTGGTGGGCCGCTGTTGGTACGTTTATGGCGATAGTTGTGTTCAAGCAGCTTTTCGGCGGACTGGGCAGGAACATTTTAAATCCTGCGGTGGCATCAAGACTTGTATGCTGGTTCCTGTTCCGTTCAGAATTCAGTAAGTATCTTGAGCCTGTTGTAAATTCGCCTGATGAGAAATGCGTCGGCGAGTTGTCGCTGATGTCCGGCGTGGATACTTACGGCGATATGTTCCTTGGCAGAGTATGCGGAGGTCTTGGTGAAGTATCGGTAATAGCACTGCTGACCGGTGCTTTCTATCTGCTTTCGATGAGAGTGATATCTCTTTATGAGCCTGTGGCTTTTCTGGGAACTGTATACATCTTCTCGGCGGTAGCGGGCAAGGACGGTGTCTATCAGATACTTGCGGGAGGAACAATGCTTGCGGCGTTCTTCCTTTGCAGTGACAGTGTGACTACTCCGATAACTGCGCTGGGAAAGGTGATCTTCGGCATACTTGCGGGCGGTCTGACCTGTGTGTTCAGATTCTTTGCCGGTATGCATCAAGAAAGTATGCTGATAGCTATACTAATATGCAATGTGCTGACTATAGTTATCGACAGAGTGACCGAGACCAGACCCGATAAATAG
- a CDS encoding 4Fe-4S dicluster domain-containing protein: MKIKGIFLDREKNTDRSLTIALPTPERVAVPLPAGCKASVRTGQWVLRGNSICDGEKAVHASVSGKVEEIRTIVGPDGSFEAVVIKADEEQKDAAVKIPRAEDKESFIAAVKASGSPAGEKLEKAKSADVMIVNGIESEQYLTAENRCMLDDGELIAAGIALTEKLMGIGKTYIAVASDCKEAFAAMEKVSAKVPDTTTVKLRCDHPGGSDLMLVNNVTGRGIKPTETAAEKNVLVLLPSEVAFIASYFETGMPFVERRVTVDGDLVKTPCIMRAPIGTPLSALLAFADANIKPAEKLIIGGMMTGRSVTDTELPLGAEDSAVLIFMKPIEAGKGSLKTSEKATNCIKCGRCAQACPAKLMPMKIEKALKKRNKATLERLRPDLCIGCGSCTYICPAKRELNEVMRQAAEIFSGKGGEQS; this comes from the coding sequence TTGAAGATCAAAGGTATTTTTCTCGACAGAGAAAAGAACACCGACAGAAGCCTTACGATAGCGCTTCCGACTCCCGAAAGGGTAGCGGTTCCGCTGCCTGCGGGCTGTAAGGCATCGGTGAGGACGGGGCAGTGGGTGCTCCGCGGAAACAGTATATGCGACGGTGAAAAGGCTGTTCACGCATCTGTTTCGGGCAAGGTCGAGGAGATCAGGACTATCGTAGGCCCTGATGGCAGCTTTGAAGCTGTGGTCATAAAGGCTGACGAAGAACAGAAGGACGCGGCTGTAAAGATACCGCGTGCTGAAGACAAAGAGAGCTTCATCGCGGCTGTAAAGGCTTCGGGAAGCCCTGCGGGCGAAAAGCTCGAAAAGGCAAAGAGCGCCGATGTGATGATAGTCAACGGCATTGAGAGCGAGCAGTATCTTACAGCTGAAAACAGGTGTATGCTTGATGATGGTGAGCTTATAGCTGCGGGTATAGCGCTGACCGAAAAGCTTATGGGTATCGGAAAAACTTATATCGCGGTGGCATCGGATTGCAAGGAAGCTTTTGCGGCAATGGAAAAGGTGTCTGCAAAGGTGCCTGATACCACGACGGTCAAACTCAGGTGCGATCATCCCGGCGGGTCAGACCTGATGCTTGTAAACAATGTAACGGGACGTGGGATAAAGCCGACGGAGACGGCAGCGGAAAAAAATGTTCTGGTACTGCTGCCTTCCGAGGTGGCATTCATAGCTTCATACTTTGAAACAGGTATGCCATTCGTTGAGAGAAGAGTAACGGTGGACGGAGACCTGGTAAAGACTCCCTGCATAATGAGAGCCCCGATCGGCACTCCGCTTTCAGCTTTGCTTGCATTTGCTGATGCTAACATCAAGCCTGCTGAAAAGCTGATAATCGGCGGTATGATGACAGGAAGATCGGTGACGGATACAGAGCTGCCGCTTGGTGCTGAAGACAGCGCAGTACTGATATTTATGAAGCCTATCGAGGCGGGCAAGGGTTCGCTCAAAACTTCCGAAAAAGCTACAAACTGTATAAAATGCGGCAGATGCGCACAGGCCTGTCCTGCTAAGCTGATGCCCATGAAGATCGAGAAAGCTCTTAAAAAGAGGAACAAGGCGACACTTGAAAGACTGCGACCCGATCTGTGCATAGGCTGTGGTTCGTGTACGTATATATGTCCTGCTAAGCGTGAACTGAACGAAGTTATGCGACAGGCTGCGGAGATATTCAGCGGAAAGGGAGGTGAACAGTCATGA
- a CDS encoding helix-turn-helix domain-containing protein, whose amino-acid sequence MKTDKTQQYLQQVGERLRGARLLMGITQKQAAEATGMSQSFLSLVERGRKSVCTAQIISLIRYYKVPYEMIFGSEENDYNLSDFPNGCSADISFELLNMLVGNGNSDRLLTGTNNCLKLVIYMIFRTIYRENPKNSDKLFSMDFDDALQRTNRVLSAAPDNISSFIQKSRDVKVNGFEIPTEKNPELRAFIAECEFMLRNAKNSSSVEAPD is encoded by the coding sequence ATGAAAACAGACAAAACTCAGCAGTATCTTCAGCAGGTCGGTGAAAGGCTCAGAGGAGCCCGACTGCTGATGGGGATAACGCAAAAGCAGGCTGCGGAAGCAACGGGTATGTCGCAGTCGTTTTTGTCCTTGGTCGAACGCGGACGCAAAAGCGTCTGCACGGCGCAGATAATATCACTTATAAGGTACTACAAGGTGCCTTACGAGATGATATTCGGCAGCGAGGAAAATGACTATAATCTGAGTGATTTTCCAAATGGCTGCAGCGCTGATATCTCTTTTGAACTGCTTAATATGCTGGTCGGAAACGGAAACAGCGACAGGCTGCTGACGGGGACCAACAATTGTCTGAAACTTGTGATATATATGATCTTCAGGACGATATACCGTGAAAATCCGAAAAACAGTGACAAGCTTTTCTCTATGGATTTTGATGATGCTCTTCAGCGGACTAACCGCGTGCTTTCAGCCGCGCCGGACAACATCTCATCTTTTATACAGAAGAGCCGCGATGTCAAGGTCAACGGTTTTGAGATACCGACTGAAAAGAATCCCGAGCTCAGGGCATTCATCGCAGAATGTGAATTCATGCTGAGGAATGCAAAGAATTCAAGTTCGGTAGAAGCTCCGGACTAG
- a CDS encoding histidine phosphatase family protein: protein MKGYRIAFIRHGITEANEDGRYIGTTDLPLSSAGAQELFDKLEKLDYPNPQKVYISPLKRCKQTASIIYPNCYTVELPELREMDFGKFENKKAEELMDTPEYKQYIKGGLDNPPPGGESARDMVNRCYEAIKIIISDMMYEGLTSAAVVTHGGIIMNMLSCFGVPKRRPMDYACDFGEGFEVLVTASMWQRSEAFEVLGRYPDRDPDENNGSFYDEEEGE from the coding sequence ATGAAGGGTTACAGGATAGCATTTATACGCCATGGCATTACCGAAGCCAACGAAGACGGCAGATATATCGGCACTACCGACCTGCCGCTGAGCAGCGCGGGTGCGCAGGAACTTTTTGACAAGCTGGAAAAGCTGGATTATCCTAATCCGCAGAAAGTATATATATCACCCTTAAAGCGCTGCAAGCAGACCGCAAGCATAATTTATCCCAACTGCTATACAGTAGAACTTCCCGAACTGCGTGAGATGGATTTCGGCAAATTTGAAAACAAAAAAGCCGAGGAGCTTATGGATACTCCCGAATATAAGCAGTATATCAAGGGCGGACTTGACAATCCTCCTCCCGGGGGAGAATCCGCAAGAGATATGGTGAACCGCTGTTATGAAGCTATAAAGATCATCATTTCCGATATGATGTATGAGGGGCTGACTTCTGCGGCAGTAGTCACACACGGCGGCATAATAATGAATATGCTTAGCTGTTTCGGAGTACCCAAGCGCCGTCCTATGGATTATGCCTGTGATTTCGGCGAGGGCTTTGAAGTGCTTGTCACCGCTTCCATGTGGCAGAGGTCGGAGGCATTCGAGGTGCTGGGAAGATATCCCGACCGCGACCCCGACGAAAACAACGGAAGCTTCTACGATGAGGAGGAAGGCGAATAA
- a CDS encoding RluA family pseudouridine synthase, translated as MEEIYVRTLTVTQEENGATVKDILRGRGFSRRLLTRLKNSQGICLDGEKVRVTVRASAGQKITVTEPAQTVPDPNPLLEVPVLYEDGDVIVFDKPADMPVHESINHRGDTLANFFAHRCKGLTFRTVNRLDRDTAGCVCVAKTRYAANALSGSISKVYCGLIPPTKLSGGRVCAPIARERESVILRCVREDGKYSATCWQVIERRENSALCKFLLETGRTHQIRVHMAHIGLPLIGDEMYGGDCSERKGQALMCSEISFISPESGERVTVRSNRRL; from the coding sequence ATGGAAGAAATATATGTAAGAACACTTACCGTCACGCAGGAGGAAAACGGCGCGACGGTAAAGGATATACTCCGCGGCAGAGGCTTTTCACGCCGTCTGCTGACAAGGCTGAAAAACTCTCAGGGGATATGCCTTGACGGCGAGAAAGTGAGAGTGACAGTCCGCGCATCCGCAGGGCAGAAAATAACAGTCACCGAACCTGCCCAGACTGTCCCAGACCCTAATCCCCTGCTTGAAGTCCCCGTGCTTTATGAAGACGGGGACGTTATAGTTTTTGACAAGCCCGCGGATATGCCCGTCCACGAATCCATTAATCACCGAGGCGATACCCTTGCCAACTTTTTTGCACACCGCTGCAAAGGGCTGACATTCCGCACCGTCAACCGCCTTGACCGAGATACCGCAGGCTGTGTCTGCGTGGCAAAAACTCGCTATGCCGCAAATGCCCTATCAGGCAGCATAAGCAAGGTATACTGCGGACTGATACCGCCTACAAAACTCAGCGGCGGACGAGTATGCGCACCTATCGCAAGAGAACGCGAATCCGTTATACTGCGCTGTGTCAGGGAGGACGGCAAATATTCAGCCACCTGCTGGCAGGTCATCGAAAGGCGTGAAAACTCAGCACTGTGCAAATTTCTGCTTGAAACAGGACGAACCCACCAGATAAGGGTGCACATGGCACATATCGGTCTGCCGCTGATAGGCGATGAGATGTACGGCGGCGACTGTTCGGAAAGAAAAGGACAGGCACTCATGTGCAGTGAGATAAGCTTCATATCGCCCGAAAGCGGAGAAAGAGTCACCGTAAGATCAAACAGAAGGCTCTGA
- a CDS encoding shikimate kinase, with product MKPIFLCGFMGCGKSTVGKILAKRLKCRCIDLDDYIEEQEGMTIPEIFEQKGEPYFREKETEALAAFGDIGGVVATGGGALLSDKNGETAKKSGMAVFIDTDFNVCYDRIKDDPHRPIAASSTREQLKARYDDRKPKYQAHSHFTVSGGYPPLVIAVKIERMYNKFINGTMPIREEDDG from the coding sequence ATGAAACCAATATTTTTGTGCGGCTTTATGGGCTGCGGTAAAAGCACTGTCGGAAAGATACTTGCAAAACGGCTGAAATGCCGCTGTATCGACCTTGACGACTATATCGAAGAGCAGGAGGGCATGACTATCCCCGAGATATTCGAGCAGAAAGGCGAACCCTATTTCAGGGAAAAAGAAACCGAAGCCCTGGCGGCTTTCGGTGATATCGGCGGAGTCGTCGCAACAGGCGGCGGAGCGCTCTTATCCGATAAAAACGGCGAGACTGCAAAAAAATCGGGTATGGCTGTTTTTATCGATACCGATTTTAATGTCTGCTACGACCGAATAAAGGACGACCCTCACCGCCCAATAGCCGCCAGTTCCACCCGCGAACAGCTCAAAGCGCGTTATGACGACAGAAAGCCGAAATATCAGGCACATTCCCACTTTACAGTATCAGGCGGCTACCCTCCCCTTGTCATAGCAGTGAAAATAGAGCGTATGTACAATAAATTCATTAACGGCACAATGCCGATTCGGGAGGAAGATGATGGATAA
- a CDS encoding tRNA (adenine(22)-N(1))-methyltransferase — protein MDKRLLTCVSLCKGRVIADIGTDHGYLPCYMAAEGLCDKAYACDVAEKPLESAAAHITENGLESKVTPILSCGLEKVPNDGLTDIVIAGMGGELIVRILEDCQWLTSAKPAINLVLQPMTKWDTLREWLYSNGFEITAEKPCISGRFVYSVMQAVYTGKTPEYPCDLRYLFCGRVKASENDGKEYLQRQAVRLEACAKGKQASGDSDTAGEMLALSKTLQAECE, from the coding sequence ATGGATAAACGTCTGCTGACCTGTGTATCGCTGTGCAAAGGGCGCGTTATAGCCGATATCGGAACCGACCACGGATATCTCCCCTGCTATATGGCGGCTGAGGGTCTGTGCGATAAAGCCTATGCCTGCGACGTTGCTGAGAAGCCCCTTGAAAGTGCCGCGGCACATATCACCGAGAACGGTCTTGAAAGCAAAGTCACACCCATACTTTCCTGCGGGCTTGAAAAAGTCCCTAATGACGGGCTTACAGATATTGTCATTGCGGGCATGGGGGGCGAACTGATAGTACGCATACTTGAAGACTGTCAGTGGCTGACATCTGCCAAACCCGCCATAAACCTGGTTCTTCAGCCCATGACAAAATGGGATACCCTCCGTGAATGGCTCTATTCAAACGGATTCGAGATCACAGCCGAAAAGCCCTGCATCAGCGGACGTTTCGTATACTCCGTAATGCAGGCGGTCTATACAGGCAAAACGCCCGAATATCCCTGTGACCTGAGATATCTTTTCTGCGGAAGAGTAAAAGCATCAGAGAATGACGGAAAAGAATACCTGCAAAGGCAGGCAGTTCGTCTTGAAGCCTGTGCAAAAGGAAAACAGGCTTCGGGAGACAGCGATACAGCAGGCGAAATGCTTGCACTTTCCAAAACGCTGCAAGCGGAATGCGAATAG
- a CDS encoding CatB-related O-acetyltransferase: MKNGIIPDPNVLHPIKGYDKEIYIKPAVTSKNIIVGDFSYIADSDFESHVTHHYEWLGDKLIIGKFCQIAAGVEFVMNGANHQMNSVSTFPFYTLEGWDMTPPATEDLPLKGDTVIGNDVWIGQNAVILPGVHIGDGAIIGANSVVGSDVEPYTIVAGDPAKVLRKRFDDELIGLLLAYRWWDKSIEEINVLIPLLTSSDIEKVRTILKETL, from the coding sequence ATGAAAAACGGAATCATCCCCGATCCCAACGTTCTTCACCCCATAAAGGGCTACGATAAAGAGATCTACATAAAACCCGCGGTCACTTCAAAAAATATCATCGTCGGTGATTTTTCCTACATCGCCGACAGCGATTTTGAAAGCCATGTCACCCACCATTATGAATGGCTTGGGGACAAGCTGATAATCGGGAAATTCTGCCAGATAGCGGCAGGGGTGGAATTCGTCATGAACGGTGCTAACCACCAGATGAATTCGGTATCTACTTTCCCGTTTTATACCTTAGAAGGCTGGGATATGACACCTCCCGCCACCGAAGACCTTCCGCTTAAAGGCGATACCGTCATCGGCAACGATGTATGGATAGGGCAGAACGCAGTGATACTCCCCGGCGTACACATAGGCGACGGAGCGATAATAGGCGCGAACAGCGTTGTGGGCAGCGATGTTGAGCCCTATACCATCGTAGCGGGCGACCCCGCAAAGGTACTGCGCAAGCGTTTCGATGATGAACTCATCGGCTTGCTGCTTGCTTACAGATGGTGGGATAAATCCATCGAAGAGATCAACGTGCTTATCCCTCTGCTGACATCAAGCGATATCGAAAAAGTCAGGACGATCCTCAAAGAAACGTTATAA
- a CDS encoding alpha/beta-type small acid-soluble spore protein: MKGVTTQQGRETLNKFKMEAANEVGVNLKQGYNGDLTSREAGSVGGQMVKKMIDAYKTGSKQ; the protein is encoded by the coding sequence ATGAAAGGTGTAACAACTCAGCAGGGTAGAGAAACTCTCAACAAGTTCAAGATGGAGGCAGCAAACGAAGTTGGCGTAAACCTCAAGCAGGGCTACAACGGCGATCTGACTTCCAGAGAAGCAGGTTCCGTCGGCGGCCAGATGGTCAAAAAGATGATCGATGCCTACAAGACAGGCAGCAAGCAGTAA
- a CDS encoding glycoside hydrolase family 11 protein yields the protein MKNVSKRVLGALAAGVLMVSPIISSVTASAAKTLTTSPSHTQEVGWYNDYHHEIWQADTNNSSTMTLHENDGGFRAQWKCGPNNTSGNFIANRGLRWGLNNPKTYKDYGNFYCDYECDWCAGSSGNSRIGIYGWAQNPLVEYYIIEDWKNWSIAQDPSAEYKGSVNIDGGEYKVYTISRNAYTIEGNKGFTQYISIRQNTRTKGTISVSDHFKAWEDLGMKVGNLYDISFSVEGWESDGQAEVSMNMYQGICDCGHHKDDYVKNIQMEYDSQYKQMRFTWDAVNGADSYGVAVYLAGKWRVQEENITDTEYTTPKNLTLGKTYKVAIAARVNDKWDTANAIKNAVTFTVE from the coding sequence ATGAAAAATGTTTCAAAACGTGTTTTAGGCGCTCTTGCTGCCGGTGTGCTGATGGTTTCACCTATTATATCATCAGTTACTGCATCTGCAGCCAAGACGCTCACTACGAGCCCTTCACACACACAGGAAGTTGGCTGGTACAACGACTACCACCATGAGATCTGGCAGGCAGATACCAATAATTCTTCTACAATGACACTGCACGAAAATGACGGTGGTTTCCGCGCACAGTGGAAGTGTGGTCCTAACAACACGAGCGGAAACTTCATTGCTAATCGTGGCCTTCGCTGGGGTCTGAATAATCCCAAGACTTACAAGGACTATGGTAATTTCTACTGTGACTATGAATGCGACTGGTGTGCAGGTTCATCCGGTAATTCCAGGATCGGTATATACGGCTGGGCGCAGAATCCTCTGGTAGAGTACTACATCATTGAAGACTGGAAGAACTGGTCTATTGCACAGGATCCTTCTGCAGAGTATAAGGGTTCCGTAAATATCGACGGCGGTGAATACAAGGTTTACACAATTTCAAGAAATGCCTATACCATCGAAGGCAATAAGGGTTTCACACAGTATATAAGCATACGTCAGAACACGAGAACCAAGGGCACCATAAGCGTTTCCGATCACTTCAAGGCTTGGGAGGACCTGGGCATGAAGGTTGGTAACCTGTACGATATTTCTTTCAGCGTTGAAGGTTGGGAGAGCGATGGTCAGGCTGAAGTTTCTATGAATATGTATCAAGGCATCTGTGACTGCGGACATCATAAAGATGATTACGTTAAGAACATACAGATGGAATATGACAGCCAGTACAAGCAGATGAGATTTACTTGGGACGCTGTAAATGGTGCTGACAGTTACGGCGTAGCTGTTTATCTGGCAGGCAAGTGGAGAGTTCAGGAGGAGAATATCACCGATACAGAATATACTACTCCCAAGAACCTCACCCTTGGCAAGACCTACAAAGTAGCTATCGCAGCCAGAGTTAACGACAAATGGGATACAGCAAATGCTATCAAAAACGCTGTGACTTTTACTGTAGAGTGA
- a CDS encoding BspA family leucine-rich repeat surface protein, producing MQQRLQGKIKSVSAEAGTVFTEDSSYLFTGFTHCTSFDLSNTDTSNVTNMSKMFNKCFNITEPIYNLKTIYMVV from the coding sequence ATTCAGCAACGACTTCAAGGCAAAATAAAATCGGTCTCTGCCGAAGCCGGAACAGTTTTCACCGAGGACAGCAGCTATCTGTTTACAGGTTTTACCCATTGTACTTCTTTTGACCTTTCAAATACTGATACAAGCAATGTTACAAATATGAGTAAAATGTTCAATAAGTGCTTCAATATCACTGAGCCTATATATAATTTAAAAACAATATACATGGTTGTATGA
- a CDS encoding peptidoglycan-binding protein has protein sequence MKNTTITSAKKKVITTLTAASCILSLSAPAIGSTTIGTAIFGNSIVASAATYSTNYQSHSEPSRTLSNGSRGDDVKWLQCAINNLIVNGDRNGSRLSTSKLDVDGAFGNATKTAVLAFQRKYGLAVDGYFGPASRSKMKSVLRSATVKPVNGQLSAHFHSSEFACKRCGATHTISQDLINKLESLYSRLNCSKIIVTSGYRDPDCSVAVGGYRNDAHTLGIAADVICYDKNGYQIASSRVAWEAEQIGFTGIGIIDSTAIHLDVRTTSNYSNGHWFGDERNGDNNIPTFKNYKPRW, from the coding sequence ATGAAAAACACAACAATCACAAGCGCAAAGAAAAAGGTAATCACCACCCTGACAGCAGCAAGCTGCATTCTCTCGTTATCCGCTCCTGCAATAGGCAGCACCACGATAGGAACTGCTATATTCGGTAATTCGATCGTAGCAAGTGCAGCAACATACAGCACAAACTATCAGAGTCATTCAGAGCCAAGCCGTACTCTCTCAAATGGCAGCAGGGGCGATGATGTAAAGTGGCTTCAGTGTGCGATCAATAACCTTATTGTTAATGGCGATAGAAACGGTTCTCGTCTTTCTACTTCTAAATTAGATGTTGATGGTGCTTTTGGTAATGCAACAAAGACAGCAGTTTTAGCATTCCAGAGAAAGTATGGTTTAGCAGTAGATGGTTATTTTGGCCCTGCTTCTCGTTCAAAGATGAAGTCAGTACTTCGTTCTGCAACAGTAAAGCCTGTAAACGGACAGCTTTCTGCGCATTTCCACTCAAGTGAGTTTGCCTGCAAGCGCTGCGGTGCGACCCACACTATCAGCCAGGATCTCATTAACAAGCTGGAATCCCTCTATTCCAGACTGAACTGCTCAAAGATCATCGTAACCTCCGGTTATCGTGATCCTGATTGTTCCGTTGCAGTAGGCGGCTACAGAAATGATGCACATACTCTCGGTATTGCAGCAGATGTTATTTGCTACGACAAGAACGGCTATCAGATCGCTTCTTCAAGGGTTGCGTGGGAAGCAGAGCAGATCGGCTTCACTGGCATCGGTATAATCGATAGCACTGCAATTCACCTTGATGTACGTACTACCAGCAACTATTCAAACGGTCACTGGTTCGGTGATGAAAGAAACGGAGATAACAATATTCCTACTTTCAAAAATTATAAACCCAGATGGTAA
- a CDS encoding glycoside hydrolase family 11 protein, giving the protein MKNVLKRVLGALVAGMVIVSPLSAVAPAITAYADKTLTASPSHTQEIGWYNDYHHEIWQTDTPNSSTMTLHDNDGGFGAQWKCGPNGSRGSFIAHRGIYWGLNNPNTYKDYRALYCDYDCIWYSGSSGNAMIGIYGWAQNPLVEYYIIEDCKNWSPAQDPYAEYKGSVNIDGGEYKVYTSSRNTYTIEGNKSFTQYISIRQNTRTKGTVNVLDHFKAWENLGMKMGNLYECVFNIEGWESDGRAELTMNMRVIGGYHHPEDNSVQNVNMEYNSQYKQMRFTWDAVNGADSYGVAVYLAGKWRVQEENITDTEYTTPKNLTLGKTYKVAIAARVNGKLDTANAIKNAVTFTVK; this is encoded by the coding sequence ATGAAGAATGTTTTAAAACGTGTTTTAGGCGCTCTTGTTGCCGGTATGGTGATAGTATCGCCTCTGTCTGCAGTTGCACCTGCTATCACAGCTTATGCCGATAAGACACTTACGGCCAGCCCTTCACACACACAGGAAATTGGCTGGTATAACGACTACCACCACGAGATCTGGCAGACAGATACCCCTAATTCTTCTACAATGACACTGCACGATAATGACGGTGGTTTCGGCGCACAGTGGAAATGCGGACCTAACGGCTCAAGAGGTAGCTTCATTGCTCATCGTGGTATTTACTGGGGTCTGAATAATCCCAATACTTACAAAGACTATCGTGCTTTATACTGTGACTACGATTGCATCTGGTATTCAGGTTCATCCGGTAACGCCATGATCGGTATCTACGGCTGGGCGCAGAATCCTCTGGTAGAGTACTACATCATTGAAGACTGTAAGAACTGGTCTCCTGCACAGGATCCTTATGCAGAGTATAAGGGTTCCGTAAATATCGACGGCGGTGAATACAAGGTTTACACAAGTTCAAGAAATACCTATACCATCGAAGGCAATAAGAGTTTCACACAGTATATCAGCATCCGTCAGAACACAAGAACCAAGGGCACCGTCAACGTTTTAGATCACTTCAAGGCTTGGGAGAACCTGGGTATGAAGATGGGTAACCTGTACGAATGTGTTTTCAACATTGAAGGCTGGGAGTCCGATGGTCGGGCTGAACTTACTATGAACATGCGTGTAATCGGCGGCTACCATCACCCTGAAGATAATTCCGTTCAGAACGTAAATATGGAATACAACAGCCAGTACAAGCAGATGAGATTTACTTGGGACGCTGTAAATGGTGCTGACAGTTACGGCGTAGCTGTTTATCTGGCAGGCAAGTGGAGAGTTCAGGAGGAGAATATCACCGATACAGAATATACTACTCCCAAGAACCTCACCCTTGGCAAGACCTACAAAGTAGCTATCGCTGCAAGAGTTAACGGCAAATTGGACACCGCAAATGCTATCAAAAACGCTGTGACTTTTACTGTAAAGTGA